tcgtcttgtgaatatttttttattaatgactgcattcattggacacactgtttgtagagaatgcacacacatgaactgatttgattgaagactggcatcattacatcatgcataaaattttggtgtccacttttgccatttaataataccataacttttggcttactatgtagtcatataatatataatataaaactcttcttgttttaaattctcactgagggctaaaaccccctaaagatgaaatcctagaactgcccctgctcttatgcctaccgaaaatcactgaaattttactttttacttttacttcaaatacttaagtacattaaatatcagaaaattacttttgatacttaagtacagtatatatcagataatttaagacttttacttgagtaatattctaaaaggtaactttcacttctaccaaagtctttttctagtacgatacttttactcaagtattgctttctagtcagggttcccacgcgtcctggaaaacctggaaatcctggaaaattaatgaccaatgttccagtcctggacaacacatggaaaatgagagaaaacataaattgtcctggaaaaaatcttgttgtcctggaaaattattatttttaaatgttcttgatcatttaaagaacagtttacaaatggtcgaaacaattaacgttagtaacagaaaacGCTCtattcagggacgctgagttttgacgttttttttgttatgctgtttaatctcgctgtgacagatgacgctgtcttgtgttggcggtttcaggtgctaggaatggtttaagtgcttgaatgttttcagcaaatggtgacgggtaagcaggttatattaaccttgttaatctgaatatcatgtgcaaggggaatgtacagcaaactaaagcatgcatgatggcattggcctgagaaaggaaagggtattaatatgtgcggtctttttattttataaatgttgaaatttcattcacatgacaaatcgTCTTTAAAAGTAATCCATCCACACAGTCCCCAAACCTGTTTTATGGGCGATATAAGAAGTCAAAATTAGATATTCTAATGACGCGATGCACAGCAAATCATACATTGAACAATTATTTGCATGCTCAAAGTGCAGCACAGACTAGTGTTGTAAACATAAGGCGAAGGCCGGTAATATATAATAGgtttacttatataaacttaaaaacacgtttgcaaatgtgatattgatttttgcaacagTTCACTAAACAAGAAGTTAAGTCACTTCCTTTCTATCCTTCACTAATCATAGTAGTTCCAAACAAAGCCGGAGCAGAACGTTTTTAGCAACATACAATGGCGTTTCTTTGAATATGCATTTATTAACGAATTGTTTGTGAAAGTGAATACTGTCATAAATAccgtcattttctttattcctaaatgaatattttgaatGACTCGTTTgaaagagctctgtgtgtgtatctggtgtttttctaattttatagttaagtaatagccataaagtgtacattgtttttaagacttctggagagaagaacatactaCTTTAGGCTGTGAATCGGTGATCCTTGGCTTTTgttcctaaatttgaaatgtcctggaaaagtcctggaaaatgatctctgaaaaacaGTGGGAACCCtgctagtactttatacaacactgcatgtATAGTGGGCACACTCCATAAAATATGTCTGTTGgtaaacaaacatatttttgtttaacaaagaaaatctgtataaattatatctataaatgtgatgtgctgttataggaaaaaagTTCTTGGCTGGTGAATCATCACTCCACCCCGTTACTGATTGTTTCCCTATCCTGctttttattccttaattaGCATAAAGACAACCAGATCACACTGGAAgcgtaattgtaaatgtaagcTCACTTAAATGAGCTTTTGAATGCAAATAATACTGGTTTCCTTTTTATCTGTAGTTCAGCGCTAAGCTTGCAAGAACTCAGAGTTTGTCAATGAAGAGCCAGCTGCAGCCACCAGCATCTGGGCTTATTCCTCAAAACATCTTTAAAAGAGTAAGCTGTCTTTTCTGTGATAAGAAATGTGCACCACCATTACTGGACAAGAGAAAACAATGTATATAGATGTACCTTtggtatttaaatatattgggtagaattacatatacagtagttaATTACTTAAGTTTGTACATAGTGTATGGTTTTTGAATATGGTGTACTAAAAACTAATTTGGTTCATTCCACTATTAGGTGTGAAAGTGCCATTTTAATTGTATTAGTATAAAAATTGTGTCAACGGTCTGTCCTAAGTCAAGTGGGCTGAACCAAAACAAATcagtaacacaataacacatcaAAAACCACTCTTAAATATGATTATTTATGTGAAAGGTACATTTTCAATGCACAAACTTTTTATCATCTTCATGCAGATTCTGTATCACAAAGCAGTTTATTGTCAAAAACTGACCAGGATTTTATGTCAGAACTCTTCAGAAAGTAGCATATATTATTGAAGTGATGGAAATCAATATAGTTTGCAAAATTGTTTACAAATTATTTCTCCTCCTTATTATTATGCTCTCTTTTAatctcttttaattttagtgttatataaaatgtatttggttttatttacttttattatttgcGATTTATTTAGACATAAATTGACGTGAGGatgtgatggttcagtggttaaggctttgggttacttatcagaaggtcggggttcaagcccacaagctgctgagacatcaatgTTGGGTccttgggcaaggcccttaacctcacctgctccagaaGCGCTtcactatggctgaccctgtgctcttaccccaggctcataataacgTGGAATATGTGAAAACTTAAGCATTttactgcatgtcgtactctgtatgtgtatgtgacgaATGTGACATACcttttatataaagatttttatctAAGCAGGCAGAGTTGGATTTTGTACGGACATACAGTAAGTCAACATCCTTAACATTCATTAAGTGTtatgttaaatgttattattaaccATTTTACTGTCACTAATTGCACACAATCCTGTTGGTCTTTAGAAGCTGCAGTTCCTgcaagaagagaaaaataaagaggtTGAGGCTTTGCGTCAGAGAGTTAAAGAACTGGAGCAGCAGAGCCTGCGCACCTTCTCTGAGCCCCGtctgaagaggaggaagatCTGAATGGTTGTTTCACCCAACGTAACGTAGCCAATGTGGCATGAAGTATTTCACATAAACAGCACAATGTGAAGTAACATAATACTGAATCATATGTTTTATGACATTGTGAAATTGTTCCTGGATTGGAATTCAGAATATTAATacttctaattttttttttgttattcattttactaaaaaatggcAGTATATGAAAAGAGTATTTGCAAAGGTTAGTAAACACTGAAGAACATGTGAGTTGAAATAAACACGCAATCAGTGCAGGATGTAGCCTCAGCATTCAGTGTTTCACATGCACACGAAACCTACACAATATGAGGACCCTGGAATGTGTGGCCTGGAGTATATGGGTTATATACTTAAACCAGCCATGGACTATAAATCATTTTGGTCCACAGTGGACTAATCCAGTGATTTGGATGACAATATAATTTCTGAATAGTTTATCCAATTACTTTCAGGGTTTGCGGGGTCACATACATTATACTAAGCTTGAAGTGGAAGAAGTCGAGTGGTGTAAGCCCattaaacaccttctgacccaACATGAGTGTCTGTCCTTACTAATGCTTAAATCAAACTGATTGTACAAGATTTCACAGCTCTCAATAGAAGGCCTCACAGCTGACAATGCATATCATAGCAACCAAATCTTCTTCTGCACCAAAGAGTCTCAAGGGCACAGTGGCCTCTATTATTCTTAAATGGAACAACCAGGACTCTTCCAAGAGCTGGTTGCCTGGCCAATCTAAGCAATCAGGGAGATAGATCTTATTACGTGAGGTGACCAAGAACCCTATAGTCATGCTGACTGAGCTCCTAGAGATCCTGTGTGGAGGTGGGACGAAGTTCTTGAAGTACAACCATCAATGCAGCCCTCCACTTATCTGGGCTTTGGCAGAGTGGCTAGATAGAAGCCTATCCCcagtgcaaaacacatgaaAGCCTGCTTAGAGTTTGCAAAAAAGCACCTGACTGTGAGGAACAAGATTCTCTGGTTTGATGAAGcctcctcctctgtctgtcagtggatcaccagctttctcacagaTAGGCAGCAGCTATTGCGACTggggaaactcaaatccagcacccgcaccatcagcactggcgccccccagggctgtgttctctccccactgctcttctctctgtacacgaatgactgcacctctcatgacccctctgtcaagctcctgaagttcgcAGACGACACctcactgatcggcctcatccaggacggtgacgagtctgcttacagactggaggtggaacggctggctgtctggtgcagccttaacaacctggagctaaacacgctcaagacagtggagatgatcgtggacttcaggagaaacccccctgctctccccccactcaccatcatggacagcattgtgacagcagtggagtcattcagattcctgggaaccacaatctcccaggacctgaagtgggacattcacattgactccattgtgaaaaaggctcagcagaggttgtacttccttcgccagctgaagaagttcaacctgccacaggttctgctgaaacagttctacactgctatcatcgaatccatcctctgcacttcagtgactgtttggtttagctcagccacccaatccgacctcaggagactacagagggtagtccggacagctgagcgaatcattggcacaactctccgtacactccaagacctgtacttctccagagtgagcaaaagggcaaagaaaatcactctggacccctcacatccagcacacttactatttgaactgttgccatctggccgacgctacagagccctgtaAAATTGAACTGTTTGGCCTCAGTTCTAAACGTTATGCCTGGAAGAAACCAGGCACTGCTCATCACATGCCCGATACCATCCCAACAGTGAAGCAttgtggtggcagcatcatgctgtggggctgtatATTAGAAGCAGGACTGGGAGACTGGTCAGGTTTGATGGAAAGCTGAATGGAGCAAAGTACAGAGATATCCTCAATAAATACCTACTCCACAGTGGTCACAACCTCAGACTGGGCTGAAGGTTCACCTTTGAACATGACAACGACTCTAAGCACACAGTCAAGACTACACAGGAATGGCTTAGAGACAACTCTGTGAATGTCCTAGAGTGGCCCAGACAGAGCCCTGACTTGAACTTTATTGAACATCTCTGGAGAGACCTGAAAATGTCTGTTCACTGTCAGTCCCCATCCAGCCTGAACAAGCTTTAGAGGATTTGCAaagaagaacagcagaaaaaatcaTAGCATCAAGCTGCAACATAACAAAATTGAAAATAGTTAAGGGtttctaaatattttagaaattcaCTGTATATACATGCAGTGCAAAAGCaaaagttgtttaaaaaaaaattacatgtgTTCATTGTTTATCAATTTTCAAAATGCATAGTGagcaaacacataaaaaatcaaaatctagttatgttggctttgtagaagccaacattctgttttcctatttaagcttagacaaaaaatgatcaagagtaactcctcctagggcttttgagccacatgcaccaaattcggatatgtcgtagaccctggtctgaagtttgttgctgttacttttctaagtgatctgagtaccggtacttccggtaccgggtctcaaagtggccttttttcccatagactcccattataaactttggaggtttataactcggcaagctttcgaactatctacaccaaactcggccagctcctttagggtgatactctgaacaaagttttaaattggtgtaccgactggcctttcagttgagccgcagccccgcccccaaaatatgcaaaatcaaaaaactttttacaacatggacatgacaTATCAAAatactcagcacaatgaggggaacttcctcacgtgtattctgatgaagtcacgtgacaAAGTAACACTGACTCTTATgaccactcgcctccaaaacgCACCgccctttgcaaatacttgcattgtcaaagccaacaacaaagtttgtcgcgacaaactttacaaaactagttaatatttggtgtgactCTCTTTGGTCTCAACCCAGCATTTAGAACACTTTGTACACTTGCACAAAGTCAGGGATTTTGTACGGTCAGAGTCAGATGTATGATTGATCAAATATATATCAAGCAGGAGCTAATGATCATCAATTTCATATGCAGGTTGAAACACACCAGTGCAAGAttgagcacagcaacaagacacaaggtaGTTATACTGCATCAGCTAGGACTCTCCCAGGCAAAGCTTTTAAAGGAGACTGGGGTTTCAAGATGTGCGCCTCAACTATACATGAAAACATAGGAACTACTACTTCTTCTACTTTCTGATTTCCccattaggggtcaccacagcgaatcatctgtttccacataactctatcctcagcatcctctactctcgcaacAATTAcattcatgtcctcatttaacacatccatatatctcctctttagccttcctcttgacctcttacctggcaccatctccaacatccttctaacGATATAACTACTTTCCCTCCTCTGCGCATGTCCAAActatctcaatctagcctctctgacctctGACCAAAACAACCAACCTGAgatgtccctctgatgtgcttgttcctaatACTGTACATCCTTGTcatcctaaagagaacctcaacatcctcatctcatAATTTCACCTGTTAACCCGTTCACCAtcatagcaaacaagaagggactcaaagccgatccttgatgtagccccacctccaaCTATTCTGTCTGACCTATAGCACaactcactgctgtcatactcctctcatacatatcctgaatTACTCTTATGCACTTCTCTGCCACTAAtgacacactcatacagtagCATAGCTCCACTCTTGACAACcttcatacgctttctctaaatccacaaaggaCAGGGCACCTAAGTTGTCGGCACCTAAGCTcttgtgtggctcatcaactttataccaCTGTAGTTTCTACAAATCTGCAAATCACTTTTGTTCTTAAATATCGCACTAGATTCGATTTACACTCGATTCTTTGTAATCCTGTCTACTTTCTTCGTTACTTTCTACGCTGCACTTCTTTTTAGCcagcctcttcctctgaatgctgtcctgtacttccttgttccaccaccatgtttcccgatcttttctccttccagatgacacacctagcaCCCTCCTAAATGTCTCACTGAttacttctgctgtagtttcccagtaatctggaagctcttcctgaccacccaaagtctgtctcagcttctgacTGAATTCCTCATGACATTCTGCCTTTTTCAACTTCCGTcacttggtcttcttttctgtcttttctctcctcttcttcctgaccaccagagacatcttacacatcaccatccgatgctgtctggctacaaaCTCTCCTACAAttactttacagtcactaatctttCTAAGAGTGCCTTGTCTATATAGAATGTTGTCTACCTGCATACTCCTACCTCCGCTCTTATGctctatgttcctctctcttctggaaataagtgttaactacagccatttccACCCTCTTAACAAATTCCACCATCATCTGTCCTACTATGTTCCTTTTCTCtaacaccaaacctgcccatcacctctttttccctcaccaacatgcctATTGAAGTCTGCTCTaatcactactctctcccatcccatctgggaatactctccatcacctaATCTAACTCACTCTAGaatctctccttttcttctaGCTCACAGCCTACTTGTGAAGCATAACCACTGACGatattcaacatcaccccttcaatttcTAACTTCAAACCAActaccctgtctgacactctttttacctctaaaacattcctcacaaaaaaacatgaaaacaggGACTGAGGTGCAGAAAAATGGCAGCAGGTGCTCTGGACTGATACAAGGCTGTAGCAGGAGGCAGGTTGTTTATTGAAGGGCTGGAGAGCAGTACAATAATGAGTGTCTACAGGCAATAGTGAAGCATGGTAGAGGTTCATTGCAAGTTTGGGTTGCATTTTTGCAAATGGATGTGGAGATTTGATCAGAGGTAAAGGTGTCCTCAATGATGTGAAATACTGTCAAATACTTATCCATCTTGAAAGTGTTGGTTTGGCCCCAAAGAGCcttgatctcaacatcatccagtCCGTCTGGAATTACTTGAAGTGATAGAAGGATCTGAGACACCTACATCCAGAGAAGATCTGTGATCACTCCTCCAAGGAGTTCCTTCAAAACTGTGCAATTATACCTAAAATATTTGATGCTGCTTTGCAGACAAAGGGTGATCAGgccaaatatttatttgatttgaatttctctcattttcatttacttttcatcagtgaattaattaaaataaactatcacttcagaggaaacccctgagcacagagagaacatgtaaactccacacactggGTGGAaactcaaccctggaggtgcaaggcaaacatgctaaccactaagccaccagaaaatactatttatattctgaatattatttaagggggcatggtggcttagtggttagcacgtttgcctcacacctccagtgttgggggtttgattcttgcctccgccttgtgtgtgtggagtttgcatgttctccccgtgcctcgggggtttcctccgggtactccagtttcctcccccggtctaaagacatgcatggtaggttgatttgcatctctggaaaattgtccgtagtgtgtgattgcgtgagtgaatgagagtgtgtgtgccctgcgatgggttggcactccgtccagggtgtatcctgccttgatgcccaatgacgcctgagataggcacaggctccccgtgacccgaggtagttcggataagcggtagaaaacgaatgaatgaatattatttatataatattattaagttattaaatatattaaaaataattcttaataataatattcattgaAATGCATAAACAGGTTactatttatttgttacattcACACGAATAACAAATACAATcagttattttgatattttcatGTTAATAAACTATTCCCAGGAAGTCGCTATTTTTATGCAGGATATCTTGGAATTttacctaaaaaaaacactactgtaTGTATCTGTTTACAATGTTGTGCATTTCTGTAGCTTACACCTAATTCAGGCTTTCAGACTTATACTAAAATGTTCAGCTCTGGCTCTGGGTATACATTACTGAATCTAAATCATAGCATGCTCAATGAAACTGTTAGTCAGAATACTCAGTTAatatatacatgcatttattgtaccttgttcattttaaaagtgTAAGTCTAACTCGAAAGATTATGAAGCTAAGGATAATCGCATTGTGTCAAAGAGGGACAGCCCTAATCTTATTTAGCAGTTACATAACATTAGAGccttacactgaacacaaatcAGAGATCAACCTCATTACAACTTTAAAAGTGATTTAATAACTGATTTGATTACATAGTTAAGGTATTTTTCTCAGGATTCCAAAGATAGACAAATTAGATATATAAAACAACTTCCTGTGATACTTGAGTGCTTGTGTCCCTCAATTCCCCTCACTTTCTAGAAATTAGGGGATTATAGAAGACCTAAATAAAGCTGAATGGTTAAAATGCTTGCCAGGAGTGTAATCCCTCAGACAGGTGatgtgagagagaataaattaGCACTGTAGGTCTAGTACTGTATGTCCCCCATGACAGCTGATATTTTTCATACTGAATGGGTAACAACTTGATAAAATGGGGAACAGCTGATCATCTGAGGATCCAAACATCTTTGAAAGACTTTGAGTTAAGTGATTTTCAGGAAAGCTGTCCATTGGAACATGATCAGAATTTTATGATTCTACAAAAACACCTCACATCCCAGAAAGTTCATACGATTATGTGGAAATCCATGCTGGAAAGAGTTGCCTTCATCTCACTTGAGAAGCAGAATGCAAGGGTGAGACCTGAATTAGATTTAGCATTTTTGGTACTCATGATTTTaactgtttacagctgctgatttaaattattataactattatgATGTATATATTATGATATATCAGAGGATAATATCCTATCTCCTAATATTTAGACTATTTAGATTTAGTATGTATTTTGATTAAATACAATGGTTATCATGATTATTTCTAAATGCACTGcaagaaaatgactttttaggAAGTGGAAACTATTTGATATAGCCAGTGCTGTCTATTCTATGTAGTATATCTAGTAATCTAAAAGAAATGAGAATTACGCAAgtataagacaaaaaaacaaatataaaagattAGAAAGTTTTTTTGGGCTTTTTTACTTCAATCAAGCTTGAAATTTTGTTCTACTAGCAGATAATTCTGCTGATTTTTAGTATCTGTTCCTAAAAAGAAGTATAGGAAATGCTTGAAAAACTGTCTAGAAATAGTTATGATATTTGGGTTATTGCAAACTGACAAAAGGAAATATTAGACTATATAAAATTTACTATATTTAAGTTAGTCTAATTCGTAGAGATAATATATGcggtgtgtaatatatatatatatatatatatatatatatatatatatatatatatatatatatatatatatatatatatatataatgtatatgtatgtatatatataatgtatatgtatgtgtatacattatatatatgtatatatataatgtatacatatgtatatatatacatatatgtatatatatatatatatatatatatatatatatatatatatatatatatatatatatatatatatatatatatatttatatatatatatatatatatatatgtatagtgatatatgtatatgatactgtatgtatatgatATGTATACTGACATATAGTGCACATATATATGTTAAAAGAATTAACTAAGATACCGACTCTGGGCTAATGCTGTGAGAAAATAACATTGTGGCATAAGTTATTACAATATTGCtatatttcaatatttcttGCAGTGTACTTTTCACCATTAGCTTGTCTCAGTACATGTTCAACAATGTTTTTCCATAAGATTCTCCTCTATATTTGTCATTTTAGCCTTAAAGAGGAAACAACAATGCCTTCAAGCCTGACTCGGGTGTCTACACATGTGCCTCGGCACAGCCTGTACAGCCTATCAGACAGCTCAGACTGTGATCCAGATAACGAGGCAGAAGAGGATTCATCCAGGCACCTCACACCTCTGGAGAAGCTAACACTGGATATGTGTCATGATGAACAAACCATCAAAGAGCTGAATGTGGGAAGAAGAGTAGGATTCTATAAAGTCTGTTGTGAGATTGGGTGTGGAAACTTCTCCAAAGTCAAACTGGCCTTCCATGCTCTTACCAAAGGTAGGGGGATACATTCTGAAATATATGTgccaaattttatttgtttagaagCATTTATTTGTTCTCTTGCTACACTGATACAGGAGACACCTGAAAACTAAGTTATGATGTTTGTAAAGCTTATAGTCCAGTTCagactaaatgaaaataatacactCTCTGAAGAAAAGGATGTTCACTGAAGGAGAAAGCATGTGAAAGTTGTTGATTTTGTTAAAAAACTTTCAGCTCTTTGGATGGCAAAAATGGAGGGGTTGCTAATTATTAAATAGACATCACCACATACATTTAccttgttgttttctttctgcTGCTTGGTGCACATCTAATTAAAACTTATGTATGTCTTGTCTACATATGTTCAGGTATATGTGATCTAATTCTCAGTTTTCTCTCAGACTGCTAAGATTTTCAAAAATCTGATCATAAAATGATCTAATTAATAACAACCATGTCATTATGTTGTCCTTGCAGACAAAGTTGCTATTAAAGTTTTGGATAAATTGCGACTGGACTTACAGACCCAGAGGATGCTATCCAGAGAGATCTCCATAATGGAGAGCTTGCATCATCCAAACATTCTTCGGCTCTATGAAGTGTTGGAGGCACCGAGTCGATTGTACCTAGTGCTGGAGTACGCCGGAGGAGGAGACCTGCATGCCAGAATCAGCTCTGAGGGAAAACTCTCTGATCTAGAAAGCAAACTTGTGTTTGCCCAAATCCTGTCGGCAGTAAAGTACATGGTCAGTTTAGTAAAATTTTGAAGATTTATTCAGTTGCATTTGTATCTTATGACCATTGACtagaacatactgtatgatcAGTCTGAGAGCCAGATAGTAAACACtaactgtttttaaaattagGTTTGATTCTTTAGTTTGGCTGTTATTGAAGACCACTGAACTGGTCATGTTTATGAAACAAGTTTGAGACAACTTTTGCTTTTTGACATTATGGTGCTGGAAGTAGCTATAGGTAGATGGATAAATTGTGGCCATGAAGGCCTGCTGGATGTTTGTTATCGCACCATTCGGAGTCTAGAGactgtgaaaatgtgaaaatctcAGATCAGCAGCTACTGAAATCTGTCATCAACAGTCATGCCACTGTCAAAATCACCCTGATTccattttttcctcattctgcTGGTTGTTTTGAACATTATCTGAAGCTGCTGGCCTACTGCTTAACTACATAATTTCATACATACAGTAGCACTGTGCCATATGATTGGCCGATAAGATAATTTCATGAATTGGGCAGTGTAGAAGTGTCCCTTATAAAGTGCTCTCTGAATGTACATTTCTTCAATTCCACACTCACAACTTTAGTTCTGACTTGTGGTTAGCTACTACTAACTTTCAGTAAAGAATGTATAAAGCCAAGCACATAATAAATCAGAATCATAAGTGGACCTCTGTATGTCACATAGGACTGTAGGCAAATACctacacataaaaacactgGATGGtgcaatctaaaaaaaaaaaaaacagaggtagCTATACAGATCTTCAAAACTTGTTGCTTGCTAGtctgaacaatatttgagaaaCTTTCTTTATATgttctctatatatatattatacatcataCATTTCATCCATTTTTCAGCATGACAACATCATCATCCATCGGGATCTAAAGGCAGAAAACATCTTGTTCACCAGCAACTCCTGTGTAAAGGTAGCTGACTTTGGCTTCAGCACAAAGATCAGCAAACGCAGCCAGATGTTGGACACCTTCTGTGGCTCCCCTCCATATGCAGCACCAGAGCTCTTCAAAGACGAGGCCTACTTGGGGCCACCTGTAGACGTATGGGCTATGGGGGTCCTTCTTTTCTTCATGGTGACTGGCACCATGCCTTTCCGTGCTGACACTGTTTCTAAGCTGCGCCGTTTTGTACTACAGGGAGTTTACGTTATTCCCACTTGGGTGTCTGCTCCATGTCAGCGCCTGATCCGGGGGATTCTCAAGCCAGAGCCTACTGAGCGCTGTGTGCTGGATCAGATGCTGGGCTGCGAGTGGCTGCTGCCAGTGGAGACTCTGCGTCCCTTTCCTCATTT
This genomic interval from Tachysurus vachellii isolate PV-2020 chromosome 17, HZAU_Pvac_v1, whole genome shotgun sequence contains the following:
- the nim1kb gene encoding serine/threonine-protein kinase NIM1 isoform X2, coding for MQGLKEETTMPSSLTRVSTHVPRHSLYSLSDSSDCDPDNEAEEDSSRHLTPLEKLTLDMCHDEQTIKELNVGRRVGFYKVCCEIGCGNFSKVKLAFHALTKDKVAIKVLDKLRLDLQTQRMLSREISIMESLHHPNILRLYEVLEAPSRLYLVLEYAGGGDLHARISSEGKLSDLESKLVFAQILSAVKYMHDNIIIHRDLKAENILFTSNSCVKVADFGFSTKISKRSQMLDTFCGSPPYAAPELFKDEAYLGPPVDVWAMGVLLFFMVTGTMPFRADTVSKLRRFVLQGVYVIPTWVSAPCQRLIRGILKPEPTERCVLDQMLGCEWLLPVETLRPFPHFYQLNPVNLLKVRSGWAEQEEVHATLQKLGVTEKHILNNQGKNSRSPITGIYRIVLHRIQRNKGAECLPSITGVVRDPKRDSLRTYRNLRHTSKLCVLS
- the nim1kb gene encoding serine/threonine-protein kinase NIM1 isoform X1; its protein translation is MFFHKILLYICHFSLKEETTMPSSLTRVSTHVPRHSLYSLSDSSDCDPDNEAEEDSSRHLTPLEKLTLDMCHDEQTIKELNVGRRVGFYKVCCEIGCGNFSKVKLAFHALTKDKVAIKVLDKLRLDLQTQRMLSREISIMESLHHPNILRLYEVLEAPSRLYLVLEYAGGGDLHARISSEGKLSDLESKLVFAQILSAVKYMHDNIIIHRDLKAENILFTSNSCVKVADFGFSTKISKRSQMLDTFCGSPPYAAPELFKDEAYLGPPVDVWAMGVLLFFMVTGTMPFRADTVSKLRRFVLQGVYVIPTWVSAPCQRLIRGILKPEPTERCVLDQMLGCEWLLPVETLRPFPHFYQLNPVNLLKVRSGWAEQEEVHATLQKLGVTEKHILNNQGKNSRSPITGIYRIVLHRIQRNKGAECLPSITGVVRDPKRDSLRTYRNLRHTSKLCVLS
- the nim1kb gene encoding serine/threonine-protein kinase NIM1 isoform X3 — its product is MPSSLTRVSTHVPRHSLYSLSDSSDCDPDNEAEEDSSRHLTPLEKLTLDMCHDEQTIKELNVGRRVGFYKVCCEIGCGNFSKVKLAFHALTKDKVAIKVLDKLRLDLQTQRMLSREISIMESLHHPNILRLYEVLEAPSRLYLVLEYAGGGDLHARISSEGKLSDLESKLVFAQILSAVKYMHDNIIIHRDLKAENILFTSNSCVKVADFGFSTKISKRSQMLDTFCGSPPYAAPELFKDEAYLGPPVDVWAMGVLLFFMVTGTMPFRADTVSKLRRFVLQGVYVIPTWVSAPCQRLIRGILKPEPTERCVLDQMLGCEWLLPVETLRPFPHFYQLNPVNLLKVRSGWAEQEEVHATLQKLGVTEKHILNNQGKNSRSPITGIYRIVLHRIQRNKGAECLPSITGVVRDPKRDSLRTYRNLRHTSKLCVLS